Proteins encoded within one genomic window of Thermodesulfovibrionales bacterium:
- a CDS encoding CBS and ACT domain-containing protein has protein sequence MFVSSWMTKKVVTVSPDNSVSDALRLLKDNGIKHLPVVEEGKVRGIVSDRDVKEFTPSKATALDIYELHYLLAKTRVGEIMKSKVHTTSSDTPVEEAAMVMFDEHIGCLPVLDNGRLVGIISDRDIFRALVDITGIRHGGNRICLTVEDRPGSIKEVADIIRKRGFSLQSILTSHEGVKEGYRNIVIRTMGKGDFKNLKAELEGAYTKVRIRKG, from the coding sequence ATGTTTGTATCCTCTTGGATGACGAAGAAGGTTGTTACGGTAAGCCCGGATAACAGCGTCTCCGATGCGCTGCGCCTCTTAAAGGATAACGGAATAAAGCACTTGCCCGTAGTGGAGGAAGGGAAGGTCAGGGGGATCGTATCGGACAGGGATGTAAAGGAATTTACCCCGTCGAAGGCGACAGCTCTCGATATCTATGAATTACACTATCTCCTGGCGAAGACGAGGGTCGGGGAGATCATGAAATCGAAGGTCCATACGACATCATCCGATACCCCTGTGGAGGAAGCCGCGATGGTCATGTTCGACGAGCATATCGGATGCCTCCCGGTATTGGACAACGGAAGGCTTGTGGGGATCATATCCGACAGGGATATATTCCGCGCCCTTGTCGACATTACGGGAATCCGCCATGGCGGAAACAGGATATGCCTCACCGTCGAGGACAGACCGGGGTCGATAAAGGAAGTTGCAGATATCATCAGAAAACGTGGATTCAGCCTTCAGAGTATCCTGACCTCGCACGAGGGCGTTAAGGAGGGGTACAGGAATATCGTGATCAGAACGATGGGAAAGGGTGACTTCAAGAATCTTAAGGCAGAGCTCGAGGGCGCCTATACCAAGGTGAGGATCCGAAAGGGCTGA
- a CDS encoding cytochrome c biogenesis protein CcdA, translated as MKDVSFALAFFAGILSFLSPCVLPLVPSYVSFITGISFEDLTAEVDRKRVRNLTMTSSLFFILGFSAVFVALGASSSVVGRLLFAYQEWIRIGGGILIILFGLFVAGFLKIDFLTRDKKVHLSGKPVGYVGTFLVGMTFAAGWTPCIGPILGTILLFASTKGSALYGFKLLATYSLGLAVPFFVSSLAMNSFLSYSRRLLRHMRGVMIVSGLLLIIFGVMLLFNRVRELTSLMPDMGIRF; from the coding sequence GTGAAGGACGTCTCATTTGCCCTCGCTTTCTTTGCGGGAATCCTCTCATTCCTCTCTCCTTGCGTACTTCCGCTTGTGCCTTCCTACGTCTCGTTCATAACCGGCATATCTTTCGAGGACCTGACGGCAGAAGTCGACAGAAAGAGGGTGCGCAATCTCACGATGACCAGTTCCCTTTTTTTTATCCTGGGGTTCAGCGCCGTTTTTGTCGCACTTGGGGCATCCTCTTCGGTCGTGGGTCGTCTTCTCTTCGCTTACCAGGAATGGATAAGGATAGGCGGCGGGATTCTCATCATCCTCTTCGGCCTCTTTGTGGCAGGTTTTCTGAAGATAGATTTTCTGACGCGGGACAAGAAGGTTCACCTTTCCGGAAAACCTGTCGGATATGTCGGTACGTTTCTTGTAGGTATGACCTTCGCTGCGGGTTGGACGCCGTGCATCGGCCCGATTCTCGGGACGATACTCCTCTTTGCGAGCACGAAGGGCTCTGCCCTCTATGGGTTTAAACTCCTTGCGACCTATTCACTCGGTCTCGCGGTTCCGTTCTTTGTCTCTTCCCTCGCGATGAACAGCTTCTTAAGCTATTCGAGAAGGCTGCTGAGGCACATGCGTGGAGTTATGATCGTCAGCGGTCTTCTCCTCATCATCTTCGGCGTCATGCTTCTCTTCAACAGGGTGAGAGAACTCACGAGTCTCATGCCCGATATGGGGATCCGCTTCTGA
- a CDS encoding sigma-70 domain-containing protein has translation ELVQEFGCEPSPEEIAERVHMPAGKVRTILKMSKEPVSLETPIGEEEESHLKDFIEDEKTLSPLSALISDDMKDVVEKAICTLSSKEEKIIRKRFGIGVETPLTLEELGHEFHVTRERIRQLEVKAIRKLKHSDLNRELKAFVELRQGES, from the coding sequence GAACTCGTCCAGGAATTCGGTTGTGAACCTTCCCCTGAGGAGATCGCCGAAAGGGTTCATATGCCTGCAGGAAAGGTGCGAACGATCTTGAAGATGTCGAAGGAACCGGTATCCCTCGAAACCCCGATAGGGGAAGAGGAAGAGAGTCATCTCAAGGACTTTATCGAAGACGAAAAGACCCTTTCTCCCCTTTCAGCCCTCATCAGCGACGACATGAAGGATGTTGTCGAAAAGGCGATCTGCACCCTCTCTTCAAAGGAGGAGAAGATCATCAGGAAGAGGTTCGGGATCGGGGTCGAGACCCCCCTCACGCTCGAGGAACTGGGCCACGAGTTCCATGTCACGAGGGAGAGGATAAGGCAATTGGAGGTCAAGGCGATCAGGAAGTTGAAGCATTCCGACTTAAACCGTGAGCTGAAGGCCTTCGTAGAGCTCCGGCAGGGCGAATCGTAA
- a CDS encoding MogA/MoaB family molybdenum cofactor biosynthesis protein — MKGRTITVAVLTLSDKGSRGERDDLSGPAIGRMLEGIGAEVRFSEILPDEKTMIKEKLIEYAGRVDLIITTGGTGLSPRDVTPDATLEVIEREVPGMAEAMRTEGMKKTSRSMLSRAVAGVRGQALIVNLPGSPRAVAENLSVILDVIPHAVEKIKGGMEECAR, encoded by the coding sequence ATGAAGGGTCGTACGATAACGGTTGCTGTTCTGACCTTAAGCGATAAGGGCTCGAGGGGCGAAAGGGACGATCTGAGCGGTCCCGCCATCGGGAGGATGCTCGAGGGCATCGGCGCGGAGGTGAGGTTTTCCGAGATACTACCGGATGAAAAGACGATGATCAAAGAGAAACTGATCGAGTATGCCGGCAGAGTCGATCTCATCATCACGACGGGCGGCACCGGACTCAGTCCGCGGGATGTGACACCCGACGCGACTCTGGAGGTCATCGAGAGGGAGGTGCCCGGCATGGCCGAGGCGATGCGCACCGAGGGTATGAAAAAGACGTCCCGATCCATGCTTTCGCGTGCGGTTGCCGGCGTCAGGGGGCAGGCGCTGATCGTGAACCTCCCGGGAAGTCCGAGGGCCGTGGCGGAAAACCTTTCCGTCATTCTCGATGTCATCCCTCATGCCGTCGAAAAGATTAAAGGCGGCATGGAGGAGTGCGCACGGTGA
- a CDS encoding ABC transporter ATP-binding protein, whose amino-acid sequence MLEVRNIDVFYGDVQVIWDVSFGVKKGEVVALIGANGAGKSTSLKTISGILRPRKGEILLEGTPIHTIEAYRLIEMGIALCPEARRLFVEMTVEENLDMGSLKGKAREKRDETKEMVFELFPRLRERRRQLAGTLSGGEQQMVAIGRGLMSLPKLLMFDEPSLGLAPILVREIFNVIKRIREEGATVLIVEQNVKQTLAIADRAYVLESGKVVLQGAGSWMLGNEHVKTAYLGV is encoded by the coding sequence GTGCTTGAGGTAAGAAACATCGATGTCTTTTACGGTGACGTCCAGGTAATCTGGGATGTTTCCTTCGGGGTGAAGAAGGGTGAGGTGGTCGCCCTTATCGGCGCAAACGGCGCGGGAAAATCAACGAGTCTGAAAACGATTTCCGGTATCTTGAGGCCCAGGAAAGGAGAGATACTCTTAGAGGGCACGCCGATCCATACAATCGAGGCGTACCGGCTCATCGAGATGGGTATCGCCCTCTGTCCCGAGGCAAGGAGACTCTTTGTCGAGATGACCGTGGAGGAAAATCTCGACATGGGTTCACTGAAGGGGAAAGCGAGGGAAAAGCGGGACGAGACGAAGGAGATGGTGTTTGAACTCTTCCCGAGGCTCAGGGAGCGCAGAAGGCAGCTGGCCGGTACCCTGAGCGGCGGGGAACAACAGATGGTCGCCATAGGAAGGGGGTTGATGTCGCTGCCGAAACTCCTGATGTTCGATGAGCCTTCTCTCGGTCTCGCGCCCATCCTCGTTCGCGAGATATTCAACGTTATAAAGAGGATACGGGAAGAGGGGGCCACGGTCCTCATCGTCGAACAGAATGTGAAGCAGACCCTCGCGATCGCTGACAGGGCGTATGTGCTCGAGAGCGGCAAGGTCGTGTTACAGGGTGCGGGTTCTTGGATGCTCGGCAACGAGCATGTGAAAACGGCGTATCTGGGGGTGTAA
- a CDS encoding MOSC domain-containing protein, with translation MAAKIVSINVSEKKGERKKPVAEATVKENYGIEGDAHASSQWHRQVSLLALESIRKMQDMGLDVSPGDFAENITTEGIDLPNLPVGGRFVIGDGIEVEVSQIGKECHTRCAIYYQAGDCVMPKEGIFVRVLKGGSIRVGDAIRGIHEGTAMSPSGT, from the coding sequence ATGGCGGCGAAAATCGTCTCGATAAATGTCAGCGAGAAAAAAGGTGAAAGGAAAAAACCCGTTGCGGAAGCGACAGTGAAGGAAAACTACGGCATAGAAGGCGACGCGCATGCTTCGTCGCAGTGGCACCGCCAGGTCAGTCTCCTCGCCCTTGAGAGTATAAGAAAGATGCAGGATATGGGCCTCGATGTCAGCCCCGGTGATTTCGCGGAGAATATTACGACCGAGGGGATCGACCTTCCGAACCTTCCGGTCGGCGGGCGCTTTGTTATCGGAGACGGGATCGAGGTGGAGGTAAGCCAGATAGGAAAGGAGTGCCATACCCGGTGTGCGATATACTATCAGGCCGGCGACTGCGTGATGCCTAAGGAGGGGATTTTCGTGAGGGTCTTAAAGGGCGGCTCTATCAGGGTTGGCGATGCCATAAGAGGCATTCATGAGGGGACAGCGATGAGTCCCTCCGGCACCTGA
- the mnmA gene encoding tRNA 2-thiouridine(34) synthase MnmA translates to MKVIVGMSGGVDSSVAAYLLKQQGYEVEGVSFILGERRIQSGVASACCSLESLLDARKTAEKIGIGHSMVNLRNEFTEQVIEPFVEAYEQGFTPNPCILCNEKIKFSYLLKAAEERGADFIATGHYARVERSRRGESGSVSLKKGIDSRKDQSYVLYVLRERELSHLTLPLGGKTKDEVREIARSLGLPSAKRPESQEICFAGGRNYVTFLESLTEGRGGPLVEAETGRVLGRHRGIHLFTIGQRKRIGVATGRPLYVSKIDPSTNTVYVGPEHGAKKKDCVVGRMNWLSRGTSATEGADDRSIASFRATVKVRSTMKDQPATIVPLDDTRTRVVFDENQWAPAPGQSAVFYDGESVIGGGVIC, encoded by the coding sequence ATGAAGGTGATTGTCGGGATGAGCGGCGGGGTCGACTCCTCTGTCGCCGCGTATCTCCTCAAGCAACAGGGGTACGAAGTCGAAGGGGTGAGCTTTATCCTGGGGGAGAGGCGGATTCAGAGCGGTGTGGCATCCGCCTGTTGCTCTCTTGAATCTCTCCTCGATGCGAGAAAGACCGCGGAAAAGATCGGTATCGGCCATTCCATGGTGAACCTGCGAAACGAATTCACAGAACAGGTGATAGAACCCTTCGTCGAGGCATACGAACAGGGATTTACGCCGAACCCCTGCATCCTCTGTAACGAGAAGATCAAATTTTCCTATCTCCTGAAAGCGGCAGAGGAGCGGGGAGCTGATTTCATCGCCACGGGACATTATGCGAGGGTCGAAAGATCTCGTCGCGGTGAGAGCGGGAGCGTCTCTCTTAAAAAGGGGATTGATTCGAGAAAGGATCAATCCTATGTACTCTATGTTCTCAGAGAGAGAGAACTGAGTCATCTCACCTTGCCGCTCGGCGGCAAGACGAAGGACGAGGTGAGGGAGATCGCGCGCAGTCTCGGGCTGCCGTCCGCGAAAAGACCGGAGAGTCAGGAGATCTGTTTTGCCGGCGGGCGGAATTACGTCACATTTCTCGAGAGTCTTACGGAGGGCAGGGGGGGGCCTCTCGTCGAAGCGGAGACGGGCAGAGTTCTCGGGAGGCACCGGGGAATTCATTTATTCACCATCGGTCAGCGTAAGAGGATCGGGGTAGCGACCGGAAGACCCCTCTACGTCTCGAAGATCGATCCTTCGACGAATACGGTTTATGTGGGCCCTGAGCACGGAGCGAAGAAGAAAGACTGCGTCGTAGGGAGGATGAACTGGCTGAGTCGCGGGACATCCGCAACGGAAGGAGCGGACGACCGGAGCATCGCGAGTTTCAGGGCGACGGTGAAGGTCAGGTCCACCATGAAGGACCAGCCCGCTACAATAGTGCCTTTGGATGATACGAGGACGCGCGTTGTTTTTGATGAGAACCAGTGGGCACCGGCGCCGGGACAGAGCGCCGTCTTCTATGACGGTGAAAGCGTCATCGGCGGCGGAGTAATATGTTGA